The following is a genomic window from Hydrogenobaculum sp. Y04AAS1.
TACCAAATCTATAAGATCGTCTTTTGCCTTTTGATGGGCTTGTATAAATATCTGATCTGGTACATTTACTATCTGTCTTAGTAAGGAAGGGTCTTCTTCCCAACCTCTTATAAATTCTGTGTAAAGCTTTTTATGATGAGGTGATACCCATCTCATATGATGCACACCGTTTGTCACATATTCTAGCTTATGCCCTTCAAAAATACTTTCAGATACGTATTTGTGTTTTTTTGATACAGCAGCCACAGTTCTTGAAGCTTTTAAAGATACCCAAGATAGGTTAAACTCTTGATCGTGATCAAAAAGATCTTCCATATTTGCATCTTTGATATAATCTTTTAAATAGGTTTTCACATCTTCTATTGGAAACTTGTCAAAAGCAGCTGCCACAGGTGTATGAGTTACAAAAACTACCCTATCCCTAACTTTTTCTATGTCTTGCAAATCTCTCAAAAGACCCACCGTTAGAAATGCTGAGTGACTTTCGTTTATGTGGTATACCATTATTTTATAACTCAAAGCTTTTAAAAGCTCATAACCCCCTATACCAAATATAATCTCTTGAAGCATCCTATCTTTCCCTTGGGCAAGATAAAGCCTGTCAAATATTTGTCTTATATCTGGTTGGTTTTCTTTCAAGTTTGTATCTAAAAATAGTACTGGTACTATATGACCATTTATACCCATCATATCGTATTTCCAAGCTGTCACATATATATCTTGACCGTTAATAGGTATTTTGATTTTAATATCTAAAGGCTTTAAATATTTTGATGGGTCCCAAGCTTGCGGGAAATCTGTTTGAGCTCCATGAGCTGTAAGATGCTGAGATATATAACCCTTTCTCCAGAGTATAGTAACACCTACAGAGGGCACTTTTAAATCCGCAAGGCTTTGAAGCGTATCACCAGCCAATACTCCCAAACCCCCACTGTAAGTGGGTATATATGGCTCTACGCCGCATTCCATTACAAAATAAGCTATCATAACGATTATTTTATCAGATTGTCAAACTCTTTGTACATTGCTTCTTTTGAGTTTGCAATACCAGTTTCCACTTTTCCAGTAGGACCCACAAATGTAGGCGTTCCATCTACTCCTAAACCTTGCAAATATGATATATTTTCCTTTACTTTTTCTAAACCTTTTTTACAAGGGCTTTTTGGTACCGGAGCGCTATACATAAACTCCAGCATGCTATAACTAGCGTTGTTGTCACATAAAAGCTCAGCGGATTTCTTAACAGAACCAGGATGCAAAGAACCTGTTGGTGTTTGTACAGGATATAAAATTACTTTTATTGCTATATGGTTTTTCTTAGCCCATTCTTTAAGAGGGTTTTCCGCTTCGTGACAAAACGGACATTGAGGATCTGTTATGAAATATACAAAGTTTTTAGCGCTTTTACCGTTGTATACAAAATCAACATGACTTTCTAACTTTTTTAGTTGATGTTTTGACAGCTTTTCATACTTAGATAGATCTGGGGCCACCAAAGACTTATGCTTTATATCTATCACTTGACCTTGTATTATATAGTTTCCATCTTTGCTTATAAAAAAGTATTGAGCGTTTAGAGGAGATACCTTAAACACCACTTCACAAAAACCTTTAAGCCTTTTGGATGGAGATACATCCTCTATTTTTAGAGTAGGCGGTAGATTAAAATTTTTCAATATGCTTTTAACATCTGTTTTTGATGGACAAGCGTCCTTTGCATAAGCACTACTTATCATCATACCAAAAGCAACAATAGATAGCAACAATTTTTTATACATAAAAATCCTCCTAAATATTAAATGCCATTATACCACAGCTAAATGAATAAATCATGAATAGTCTTCACTTTCTCTAACACATCCTCTGGTTTTACAAAATCAAGACATTGATAGGTTTTTGTTTTACAGCTTTTAGGATTTATAGAACAAGGGTGACAATATAACTTAGGTTCTAAATAAAACCCATTTATAGGATAAAACCCATAAGAGGCTGAAGTAGCACAATATATTGAAATAGCTTTTATACCAAAGGCGTTTGCTATATGAACAGAAGAAGAATCGTTTGCAATCATAAGAGAAGAAAGACTCGAAGTAGCTAAAAACTCTTTCAAAGAAGTTAAACCTGATAAGTTTAAAACATTTTTTATATTGTCAAAAGCCTCTAAACGTTTATCAGATAATATAACTACAGGTTTATCAAGAGATTTTGAGAGCTTTACAAAGTGCTCTTGTTTCCAGGTTTTTAAGAAAAAATTTGACGTAGGAGATATTGCTATAAAAGAAAGTGGTAAATTGAACTTTCTTTTCACAGCTTCTTTTAGATCTTCTTCTATATATAGCTTTGGTGGTTTTGGGTTTAGTTTTTTTGATATCAAAAGCTCCAAAAGTTTTATATTTCTTTCTATCTCGTGAATACCTTTTTCTTGGTAAGGTATAAGGTCTGTATATAAAAATTTTCCTTCTGATCTATCAAAACCTATCCGCTTTTTAATACCAGATAAATATAATATCAAGGCGCTTCTAAAAGATACATGTAAAGACAAAACAGCATCGTAACCTTTTATGGCTTTTATGATATCAAAAGAGTCTTTCAACGACCTATCGTAAGGGTAAAGCTCTATAGGGTAACCATAGAAAATATCTTTTATGAAAGGCCTTCCTACAAAACCTACGTTGTGTTCTCCGAAAATCTCAACAGCATTTTGCAAAAGGGATGTAGCCAGCACCACATCCCCTAAGTAAGCTGTTTGCCAAACAAGTACTTTCAATAAACAAGCACTAAAAACTTATGTTGGTTATCTTCCAAGAGTCGTTCTCTTTTGATACAGTAAAGGTAATATCACGTTCCATATGCTCGTTGTCTTTGGTTTCTAGCACAACCTTTACCTCAGAGTCTGAAATTTTTGATACGTTTTTAATCTTAAAAGATTTTACAAAAGACATCTGACCCTCCAAAGAAGCCCCCAAAGCTTCGTACGGCTTCATCTCCACTAAAGCAAGTGGTAATTTTAATTGGCTTTCTAAGCTTTCCCTTAGGCTTGGATCAAGCTTTCTTATAGCTTTCATAGGATGATGGTCTTTTAGATTAGCAACAAAATCCGATACTAAATCTCTAGATATTCCTTGAGGTGAAGACCCGCAAGCTCTAAAAAGCAAAAATACAGCCCCTAAGGCTACTATTCCTATAATAATTTTCTTCTTTGACATGCTATGACCTCCTGGATTTATTAATAAGATAATCGTAAATATGCTTAGCCGCTTCTTTCCCCTCTTTCAAAGCTCTTACTACAGTATCACCGCCGTTTACCACATCCCCAGATGCAAATATACCATCAATAGAACACATATAATTTTGGTCCACTTCAAGAGTACCCCATTTTGTAGTCTTTAAGTTTAGTTCTTCAAAGGCTATAGGGTTCGGTTTTTGACCTATAGCCAACACCACAGCATCACAGTCTATAACAAACTCTGAGTTTGGTATCTCAACTGGTCTAGGTCTTCCTGACTCGTCTGGCTCGCCAAGCTCCATTCTTACACAAAGAAGACCTCTTGTATAACCGTTTTCATCTCCTATTATTTCTTTTGGTTGTGTAAGCCAATGTATTATGGCACCTTCTTCTTGAATGTGATCCCACTCTTCGTCTCTAGCTGATGAGGTTTCTCTGGTTCTTCTATAAACCACATGGGTTTCTATACCAAACCTTATGGCACTTATAGCACAATCCACAGCGGTAAATCCACCACCTATTATGGCTACTTTTTTTATATCGGCCATTTGACAACCTAAAGCTATATTCATGAGAAATTCTATTGCAGAATATACATTTATAAGGTTGTCTCCTTTTATACCAAGATTTCCCCTACCAGCACCTACACCTATAAACACCGCATCAAAGTTTTCTTTTAATTCTTTGAAGGACATACTTCTTCCTACTACTATGCCAGTATGGAATGTTACGCCCATTTTTTTGAGTTTGTTTATTTCGTATTCTAGTATGGATTTATCAAGCCTTGCATTTGGAATACCGTAAAACATCACACCACCAAGCTTAGGAAGCGCTTCGTAAACCTCAACATCTATACCTTTTCTAGCAAGTTCATAAGCACATCCTAATGATGCTGGACCTGAGCCCACAATCGCAACTTTGTATCCTTTCTTTTCTTCTATATCTACTGAAGGTTCTATGCCAGATATCCTTACAAAATCTCCTACAAACTTTTCTAAAGCCCCTATGTTAACAGGAAGGCCCTTGTTTCTCTTGTTTCTTACCGTATCAAAGTACAATATGCAAGCACCTTCGCATTGCCTTTCTTGAGGACATACCCTTCCACATATTGAGGGAAATATATCCGTTTGAGTGATTATCTTGTAAGCTTCCAATATGTTACCTTCCGCTATCTTCGATATAAAACCAGGTATGTCTACATTTATAGGACAACCTTTAATACATCTTTTATCTGCATCTTTGCAAAGTATACAACGCCTTGCCTCATCTATAGCTAAATTTATTGTATAGCCAAGGGCATACTCTTCAAAGGTTTTTGTACGCTTCTCCACTGGCATTAAGACTTCTTGGTTTCTATCGTAATACCTAATTTTTTTCATGACTCAACTCTTCCTAGAACGCACCAACACTTCTTTTAAAATTAGGTGCCTTCTGTTTAAATCATCAAAATCTATCTTGTTGGCTTCAAGCCAAGGCCCTTCTACGCAAGGGAGTTTAAGTTTGCCATCATATTGAATCCTGCAAGCCAAACAGAGCCCTACCGTACAAAGCATCCTTGTGATAACTGCACACAGAACATCTTTATCTTCATAAACACTAACTAACTCTTTAGCTAACTCGTTAGAACCAGCACTTATAACAACATCATATGGTTTCTCGATCTTACTAAAAGCCTCTATACTATCAAACTCATAAACATGATCAAATATATCTGTATAGTTTTTCAAATCATCTAAACGCACAGCATCAGAATTTATGAAAGCAAGTTCTACTTTGTTTTTTGATTTTAGATGTTTTGCAACATTGTATATACCTGCAAAACCCCAATTTATACTGACAAATAGTATATTTTTATATTCTAGCTGAGGAAAAGGCTTTCCCGCTGGACCTTCCACGTAATGCAACTTTTGCCCTGGCTTTACATTTTCAAAAGCCTCAGTCACCACCATATCATCAGATTTTTGCAATAAAAAAGAAACCGTACTGTGTTCTGCATCTGCACTCATGATAAAAATGGGTATTCTTTCTGGCTTTTCTTGATATTGCATGATAAAAAACTGACCAGGCTTTGCTTTTGAAAGATACAAACTCTTTAGTGTTATTAGTTTTAGGCTTTTAGAGATATCTAAAACTTCTAATACTTCAGCCATTCACAAAATCCCTAATGTCAAATATCACCGTAGAACAGCAGTTTGGAGATATATAAGGTTTCATGCCAAATTCCATGCTTTGAGATACTATGCCCTCTGCTGGAAAAGCTATACCATTTGCCCCTGCTAACATAGCGTATGTATCAAAAGCCAAACGATACTCTCCCGCTGGTCTTGCACATCCTATTATTATAGGGTTTTTTGGCATTTTTTGCCTAGCGTAAAGTATCACCTCTGCAGCTTCTTCAGCACTTGGAGGTTTTATAAGCTGATATCTTGCGTTACCGTAGTAAGGCATAACCACTACAAGCACCAAAGCATCGGGATCATACTTTGATATTATGTCCACCGCGTTAAACTCACCTATGATCTTGCCGTAATGTAGGCCTATGATAATATGCGGCACTATTTTAAGGCCATGATCTTTTAAAAGTCTTAAGGATTCGTCGTAGTCTTTGGTGCTTTTGTGAGGAAGTTTATAAACCTTATGAATTGTTTCATCTTCACCTATAATATCTAAAAGAACAGCATCCACCTCAGCTTCTTTCAGCGTCTTAGCTAATCTTTCATCCACAAGGCCAACATGACATGTTACTATAAGTCCCAGCTCTTTTTTGGCATATATCATGGCATCTTTATAGTCATATAGTTCCACAACGTTATCTTTGTTTGAACCTCCAGATATCAATATACCTCCAACGCCTGCTTCTTTTAAGTCCTCACAAACCCTTATAAGTTCTTCAGGTGAAGTGGCAGGTATCATATGATGCAATATTTTAGAAGCGCAGTGATCGCACATCAATTCGCACTTTTTTCCAGTTATAGATATATCTACAAACCTTGGTTTGGAAACAGTTTTAAAATCCTCTACCTCGTAATGCTTAAAACCTGGCCCATAAAAAAATATATTGTTTCCAAAATGCTCCTCTTTTGTTTTAAGACCTGTTTTGAGCTTTTCTAAAAAAGCTTCATCTACTTCTATATCTATCATAAATTCTACCTCAAAATGTTATTACTTTAGCACCTTGATCTATAAGTTCTAAAAGCTCTGGACCAATAGCCAAAACATTGATACCTTTTTCTTCGTTGTACTCCTTTTCCCCTAGCTTTGTAGAGTTGTTTATACAGGCCATTGTAGTAATGCCTTTTTCTAAAAGCTTATAAAACAAATCTTTTAAATGAGGTATATCCTCTATTTGCCTTGGTACCTTCACTCCGTCTGCCCAAAAGAAAAATCTAACATCAAATCTTGGATCCTCGGAGGCTCTTAAAGCAAACCTCATACTCATCTCTACTTTCAATTCACTTGTATTTACATCAGACATCAACACAATAGCTAGTTTCTTCATTTAAAACACCATATACAATTAATTTTTAAATTTAGTAGCCCTACTCCAAAAGAGTAGGGCATAGATTATATTAACCGCAGGAAATACCTTTTTCTTTTGCTATAGCACCTAACTTTTCTACGGCTTCTGAACCTTTAAGAAGAGTTGATACTTCTGATGGATTTGTAGGTTTTATTTTTGCTATCCAACCAGCACCGTATGGATCGTCGTTAGCTAAAGCAGGATTTGCCTTTACTGTATCGTTTATCTCTACTACCTCACCACTTAACGGAGACGGCACTGGACCAACCCATTTTCCGCTTTCTATGGTAGCGACGGACTTTCTTCTTTCCACAGTCTTACCTGGTTTTTTCGGTGTATAGGCCACCAATCTACCAGCCATAGCTGCAGCTACAGAAGTGAGGCCCACTGTGAAGGTGCCATCACCGTTGTCTTTTGCCCATGTAAAGGCGTTGGCCTCTGCGTCAACGTCGTAAAGTAAATCCTCTGGGATATTGCACCCGTTTACTACTGCCATATATACCTCCTTAATAAATTATTTTCTAAATTAATGTTTCCTTCTAAAAGCTTAAAAGATTATTACCTTATCAGCTTCCAAAGATTTTTGAGCAAATTCCCCAGCCGGAACTACACCATCTAACAACGGTATTAACTCATCTTCCTTTAAACCCGACGAGTCTATAGCCTGCTTGCAAGAATAAAGTTTAACACCGGCAGCTTTAGCATCTTTCATAAATTCATATACTGATTTTGGTTTTTGACTTGCTACACAAGAATCCCCACCAGGGTATATAGACTCTGGAACACCCTTTCGTATTAGATTTGTGCCATCCATATTAAAAAATATCTCTACTATTGCATCGTTTGAAGCCATCAAAGCCCCTATAAAAAACGGTGTAGCGCATCTATGAGGTGTTTTTGGCCCACTGGTCATAAGTATTAAAACTTTTTGGCCTTCTACTTCCATCATGAGTTAAGCACCTTCCTTACCTCTTCTTCTGAGGGTACTCCTACAAATGTTAGTTTGCCATTTATAATAGTGGATGGAACACTTCTAACTATTAATTTTTTAGCCCAAGCCCTACCTTCTGGTTGAGCCACATCAAGCACTTCGTATTTAAATCCAAGCTCAGCTTGTAATTTCTGATAAAGAGCATCTGCATCTGGACATGTAGCACACCACTGAGATACTAAAAGTATAACATGTTTATCAGAAGCTGCCATCATGTACACCTCATACAAATAATATCTTCTCTATCTATATACTCTTTCATTTTTCTAATAGCTTCTTCACCAGTTACCAAATCTTTTAAATCTCTTTCTAAATTTACAGGTTTTAAAGTTACTATCCAACCTCTACCATATGGATCGTAATTTATTATATCAGCTTGCTCTAGCAACTCTTCGTTTCTTCTTACTACTTCACCCTCTACGATACAAGGTATAGGACCAGCCCATTTACCACTCTCTAACGATGCCACTGGTTTACCTTTAGGTATTTTCTTACCGACATCTTTTATGCGTATATGTAGAAGCTTACCAGATCTGGTTTGACCTACATCTGTAAGACCGTACGTTACATTACCGTCTGGTTCTAATCTAATCCACACTTGATTTTCTATATCGTAATACAAATCTTTTGGTATCAAACAACCGTTATGATCAACTATATTTTCATCTACATTACCATGTAAATCCATGCTTATACACCTCTAGATCTCTAAATCGCCCCCAAGAAATATAGGGGGCAACTTAGTATATCATGCCAAACCGTATCTTTTCAATACTGGTAATGGATCAGATAAATTGTCTTTTAGCTTTACTTCAGAGGCGCTTCTTCCCAATGCAAGACCTAAGAGTTGAGTAAAATAAACGGCTGGTACATCAACATCTGGAACACCTTTTAACATTAATCTATGCCTATACATTTCCAAAGAAGCATGGCAAAGTGGACATTCGGTAGCTATAACATCGGCGCCATTTCTTTTAGCGTTTTGCAATATCATCATAACAAATTTTTCTGACACTGACTCATCCGACAAGGAGTGAGGACCACCGCAACATTGGGTATGCATAGGTTCAAAATCTACACTAGTAGCTCCGGCTGCTTCTAAGAGTTTGTTTTGGAAAAATGGATGTTCATCATCATCAGCCGTTGCTCTTCTCATGGGTCTATCTTTATCTAAGTCCTGACCACCAGAGTGCGAATATGTCCTAGCATAGAAGTGCGGTCTTGTATATAGACAACCGTAGTAGTTGGCTACCTTTAAACCTTTTAAAGGTTTCTTGGTCTTTTCTTTTATTTTTTCTGGGCCAGCTTCTTCGTAAAGCCACTCTAAAGCATGATATGTCTCAGGTATTACATCCAAAGGATCCACACCGCCTTCTCTTAAAAGAGCATTTGTTTTAGTAAGCACAGAATTATCGGTGGTTAGAAAGTACCAAGCCCTTTGGAGTGAAAAAGAACAACCGTTACAAGGAGCCACTATTACTTCATGTCCTTGTTTTCTAGCCAAAGACATATTTCTAGCGTTCATTAAAATGGTGCCCCAGAACGTTACATTTTTTGATTCCATTGCTCCGCAACAGTTGTAATCTTCTAAATAATCAAACTGTAACTCCAAATCTTTAGCTACCAGTCTTAAAGATACATCGTAAGCTCTAGCTGCACCTTCTAATGAGCAACCTGGGTAGTAAGCCACACGTTTACCTATAACACCCATGTAAAACCTCCTTTAATGAGTCATTATGCCTTCTTCTCTTATAACTCTTTCAAGAACTTGTTTGAATCTATTCCAGTTTTGAGTTCTTGGATGTATCAACATATGTTTGGCATTTAATATCAAGAAATCTATGTTCATACCTTTCAACGGTTTGATAGCTAAGCTTTTTAACCAATCTGGCAAACCACCTGCAAAAGGTATTGGTTTCTTGAGGATTGGATCCTTCATTACATTAAAACCTTGTTTTTCCATCCATCCAAACAAAAGCTCTCCATCTTCTATACGTCCGTATTCTATGACACTTTCAGTAAAGAACTTGTCAAACTTTTTAGATGGGTACTCTTCTATAAGGCCTCTTTTTGACATTTGATTTACTATTACCTTTAATACTTCCTCTACCAAAACGCCTTTTGGACATCTATGCGTACATTTGTGACAAGATACGCATCTCCATATTACATCTGCTCTTTTCTGCAACTCATCTAGCATACCTAACCTTGCTAAATATATGAAGTGTCTTGGGTTGTATTTCTCATCCCAATAGTTATGCACAGGACAGCTAGCTGTACAGTATGAGCACTGATAACACTGGTTTATCGTTTTTCCTTGGGGGTGGTTGATGATGTCTTTGGCAAAATCCAAATCGTAATCATCTATTACGCGAGGAAGTATTATAAGGTTCCAGTCTCCAGATGCATCAACACCGTCTATAACTATTCTGTCTTTCTTTATTATACGTTCTTGCTCTACAAGGCCACGTTCATGAATAGCCATAACAACCTCCTATTAATAGGTAAAAGTTACTTCATCATCTCTTAAAACACCTAACAGACGTTTAGCGATAAAATCTGCAGGCGGGAAAAACCCTTTAGCACTATGCATTGTAGATAAGGTCATGTAATCAACGTAAGTACCATAAATCATAGCCAAAAAGATATCTACAAACAAAAATCCTCTCACTCTTATACCGAACTCCAGAAGCTTTTCGTAAACCTGAACATAGGTTTGATAAAAGTCTTCATACGTAGAGCCATACATCTCTCTGCCATGCCCATTTACTGGGGCTTCTTCTTTTAAGAACACAATAGCTCCACTTTCGGATTCCGGGTCCCATATCCAAGAGGTAAAAAGTATGTAATCTTCTGGAAACGTAAAATGTAGTATCTCTGCCGCAATATCCCTAGCGTTTTTCTTGCTTATGCCTCTTATTACATCCGTAAAAGCGTTAACCTTTTGTTCCCAAGAATCTGCTTTAGAATATAAAAGATCGCTTATAGCTTTTTTGAGGTTGTTAACACCGGTCTCTTCCACTATCTTGTTTCTGAATCTTCTAGCTGGGTACATTCTGTAAAATACATCAAGCAATTTGTCCTTGTCTATAGAAGCTAATCGCTCCTTTGAGAATGTCTCTCTAAAAAGATTTGATTTCTCAAGAACCCTAGAATAGAACTCTTGCGCTAGCTCTTCTCCATCTCCTAATATTTTTATTAAATAATCCCTTACTAAAAAGTCATCAAGAGGGGCCGCTTTGAACCCCTCGTTTGGTTTAATGTTGCTCATTATACACTTACCTTAGCTCCTATAAAAGCTATTGCCTCTGCAGCAGCTGCTTCACCTTCAGACATAGAGGACTCTATATCTACCGGGCCTTTACAAGCGCCTGCTATAAATATACCTTCTTTGTTAGATATTATATTTGAACCTGAATTGTCAGAAGGTATTAGGAATTTACTATCTTGATCTTGGTTTAAACCTAGTATCTTAGCAACCTTCTTAGTGCCTTCGGATGGTTCCATTCCAAGCACCAAAACTACTAAGTCCATTGGCACTTCTGATGGCCTTTGAACTATAGTGTCTTCGTGCTTTACCACAAGTCTTCCATCTGACGGTCTAAAGGTTATTTCAGCTATTCTTCCTCTTACATATCTAACGCCAGCTTTTTCTTGAGGAGCCCAATAGAATGGGTATTCCCAAGTACCATATGTTCTAACGTCCATATAATAGCAAAATACATCTACATCTGGATAATGTTCTCTTATCTCTGTACCTTGTAAACCAGAGAGAGCACATCCGTATCTACAACAGTGTACATTTGATACACCTAATTGCCTATCTCTTGAACCAACACAAAATACAAATGCTACACGCTTAGGAAGTTGGCCGTTGGATGGTCTATAGAGCTTGCCTTGACGGGAAAA
Proteins encoded in this region:
- the glgP gene encoding alpha-glucan family phosphorylase; this translates as MIAYFVMECGVEPYIPTYSGGLGVLAGDTLQSLADLKVPSVGVTILWRKGYISQHLTAHGAQTDFPQAWDPSKYLKPLDIKIKIPINGQDIYVTAWKYDMMGINGHIVPVLFLDTNLKENQPDIRQIFDRLYLAQGKDRMLQEIIFGIGGYELLKALSYKIMVYHINESHSAFLTVGLLRDLQDIEKVRDRVVFVTHTPVAAAFDKFPIEDVKTYLKDYIKDANMEDLFDHDQEFNLSWVSLKASRTVAAVSKKHKYVSESIFEGHKLEYVTNGVHHMRWVSPHHKKLYTEFIRGWEEDPSLLRQIVNVPDQIFIQAHQKAKDDLIDLVNSQTDASFSRDWFTIGGARRITAYKRNHIILKDIDWLIDIANDFNGLQIVFSGKAHPLDGEGKAIIKEIFDAKDYAKSKTNKLKIAFIENYDMYKAKIIISGVDIWLNTPQRPLEASGTSGMKAALNGVPNFSVLDGWWIEGCMENINGWSIGKKTSWEDIALEPEWDKEEIHDLYNKLRYIILPTYYNSFGKYINVMKMAVATSGTYFNTNRMVMEYITKLYLKNTLAV
- a CDS encoding DsbC family protein — its product is MYKKLLLSIVAFGMMISSAYAKDACPSKTDVKSILKNFNLPPTLKIEDVSPSKRLKGFCEVVFKVSPLNAQYFFISKDGNYIIQGQVIDIKHKSLVAPDLSKYEKLSKHQLKKLESHVDFVYNGKSAKNFVYFITDPQCPFCHEAENPLKEWAKKNHIAIKVILYPVQTPTGSLHPGSVKKSAELLCDNNASYSMLEFMYSAPVPKSPCKKGLEKVKENISYLQGLGVDGTPTFVGPTGKVETGIANSKEAMYKEFDNLIK
- a CDS encoding glycosyltransferase family 9 protein, whose product is MKVLVWQTAYLGDVVLATSLLQNAVEIFGEHNVGFVGRPFIKDIFYGYPIELYPYDRSLKDSFDIIKAIKGYDAVLSLHVSFRSALILYLSGIKKRIGFDRSEGKFLYTDLIPYQEKGIHEIERNIKLLELLISKKLNPKPPKLYIEEDLKEAVKRKFNLPLSFIAISPTSNFFLKTWKQEHFVKLSKSLDKPVVILSDKRLEAFDNIKNVLNLSGLTSLKEFLATSSLSSLMIANDSSSVHIANAFGIKAISIYCATSASYGFYPINGFYLEPKLYCHPCSINPKSCKTKTYQCLDFVKPEDVLEKVKTIHDLFI
- a CDS encoding DUF4878 domain-containing protein; translated protein: MSKKKIIIGIVALGAVFLLFRACGSSPQGISRDLVSDFVANLKDHHPMKAIRKLDPSLRESLESQLKLPLALVEMKPYEALGASLEGQMSFVKSFKIKNVSKISDSEVKVVLETKDNEHMERDITFTVSKENDSWKITNISF
- the gltA gene encoding NADPH-dependent glutamate synthase, translated to MKKIRYYDRNQEVLMPVEKRTKTFEEYALGYTINLAIDEARRCILCKDADKRCIKGCPINVDIPGFISKIAEGNILEAYKIITQTDIFPSICGRVCPQERQCEGACILYFDTVRNKRNKGLPVNIGALEKFVGDFVRISGIEPSVDIEEKKGYKVAIVGSGPASLGCAYELARKGIDVEVYEALPKLGGVMFYGIPNARLDKSILEYEINKLKKMGVTFHTGIVVGRSMSFKELKENFDAVFIGVGAGRGNLGIKGDNLINVYSAIEFLMNIALGCQMADIKKVAIIGGGFTAVDCAISAIRFGIETHVVYRRTRETSSARDEEWDHIQEEGAIIHWLTQPKEIIGDENGYTRGLLCVRMELGEPDESGRPRPVEIPNSEFVIDCDAVVLAIGQKPNPIAFEELNLKTTKWGTLEVDQNYMCSIDGIFASGDVVNGGDTVVRALKEGKEAAKHIYDYLINKSRRS
- a CDS encoding 2-polyprenylphenol hydroxylase gives rise to the protein MAEVLEVLDISKSLKLITLKSLYLSKAKPGQFFIMQYQEKPERIPIFIMSADAEHSTVSFLLQKSDDMVVTEAFENVKPGQKLHYVEGPAGKPFPQLEYKNILFVSINWGFAGIYNVAKHLKSKNKVELAFINSDAVRLDDLKNYTDIFDHVYEFDSIEAFSKIEKPYDVVISAGSNELAKELVSVYEDKDVLCAVITRMLCTVGLCLACRIQYDGKLKLPCVEGPWLEANKIDFDDLNRRHLILKEVLVRSRKS
- a CDS encoding radical SAM protein, with protein sequence MIDIEVDEAFLEKLKTGLKTKEEHFGNNIFFYGPGFKHYEVEDFKTVSKPRFVDISITGKKCELMCDHCASKILHHMIPATSPEELIRVCEDLKEAGVGGILISGGSNKDNVVELYDYKDAMIYAKKELGLIVTCHVGLVDERLAKTLKEAEVDAVLLDIIGEDETIHKVYKLPHKSTKDYDESLRLLKDHGLKIVPHIIIGLHYGKIIGEFNAVDIISKYDPDALVLVVVMPYYGNARYQLIKPPSAEEAAEVILYARQKMPKNPIIIGCARPAGEYRLAFDTYAMLAGANGIAFPAEGIVSQSMEFGMKPYISPNCCSTVIFDIRDFVNG
- a CDS encoding DsrE family protein — its product is MKKLAIVLMSDVNTSELKVEMSMRFALRASEDPRFDVRFFFWADGVKVPRQIEDIPHLKDLFYKLLEKGITTMACINNSTKLGEKEYNEEKGINVLAIGPELLELIDQGAKVITF
- a CDS encoding glycine cleavage system protein H — encoded protein: MAVVNGCNIPEDLLYDVDAEANAFTWAKDNGDGTFTVGLTSVAAAMAGRLVAYTPKKPGKTVERRKSVATIESGKWVGPVPSPLSGEVVEINDTVKANPALANDDPYGAGWIAKIKPTNPSEVSTLLKGSEAVEKLGAIAKEKGISCG
- a CDS encoding DsrE family protein, with amino-acid sequence MMEVEGQKVLILMTSGPKTPHRCATPFFIGALMASNDAIVEIFFNMDGTNLIRKGVPESIYPGGDSCVASQKPKSVYEFMKDAKAAGVKLYSCKQAIDSSGLKEDELIPLLDGVVPAGEFAQKSLEADKVIIF
- a CDS encoding thioredoxin family protein, which produces MMAASDKHVILLVSQWCATCPDADALYQKLQAELGFKYEVLDVAQPEGRAWAKKLIVRSVPSTIINGKLTFVGVPSEEEVRKVLNS
- a CDS encoding glycine cleavage system protein H; this translates as MVDHNGCLIPKDLYYDIENQVWIRLEPDGNVTYGLTDVGQTRSGKLLHIRIKDVGKKIPKGKPVASLESGKWAGPIPCIVEGEVVRRNEELLEQADIINYDPYGRGWIVTLKPVNLERDLKDLVTGEEAIRKMKEYIDREDIICMRCT
- a CDS encoding CoB--CoM heterodisulfide reductase iron-sulfur subunit B family protein, translated to MGVIGKRVAYYPGCSLEGAARAYDVSLRLVAKDLELQFDYLEDYNCCGAMESKNVTFWGTILMNARNMSLARKQGHEVIVAPCNGCSFSLQRAWYFLTTDNSVLTKTNALLREGGVDPLDVIPETYHALEWLYEEAGPEKIKEKTKKPLKGLKVANYYGCLYTRPHFYARTYSHSGGQDLDKDRPMRRATADDDEHPFFQNKLLEAAGATSVDFEPMHTQCCGGPHSLSDESVSEKFVMMILQNAKRNGADVIATECPLCHASLEMYRHRLMLKGVPDVDVPAVYFTQLLGLALGRSASEVKLKDNLSDPLPVLKRYGLA